In the Athene noctua chromosome 25, bAthNoc1.hap1.1, whole genome shotgun sequence genome, one interval contains:
- the LOC141970505 gene encoding 1-acyl-sn-glycerol-3-phosphate acyltransferase alpha-like yields the protein MGLGPCSCLVSMRVVAPASSRHRHHVGLLLKGREDIVVAPQALDKYAALTYGTNGKSMLTGTLRPGRGGGATAMLETYSPRTTTGDQNSRRSLLPTWPRPSMRLLRAAILPLKLFCGIKMQVRGSEHLNNKEPFVIVCNHQASLDLLGMVEIIPDRCVPIAKKELMYMGTVGWACWLSGIIFIDRHKREDAIDVISQTARTMRRENLRVLIFPEGTRNQNQSMLPFKRGAFHLAVQAQVPIFPIVISPYWDFFSSEEKRFTSGTCTIQILPRVETQGLSPKDVPELTETVRQAMADALAEMSANHRGDQHAEQPPLPRCAGASAGRGTGSSRCEEDTTTTSN from the exons ATGGGCTTGGGGCCGTGCTCCTGCCTCGTGTCCATGCGAGTGGTGGCACCAGCCTCCTCCAGACACCGACACCATGTGGGGCTGCTCCTGAAGGGCAGGGAG GACATCGTGGTGGCCCCGCAAGCCCTGGACAAATATGCTGCGCTGACATACGGCACCAATGGGAAGTCCATGTTGACG GGTACACTGAGgccaggacgtggtggtggtgcaacagcaatgcttgAGACATACAGTCCCCGTACAACCACCGGGGACCAGAACAGCCGACGGTCTCTGCTCCCAACCTGGCCCCGACCCTCCATGAG GCTCCTGCGTGCTGCTATCCTGCCCCTCAAACTCTTCTGTGGCATCAAGATGCAGGTGCGGGGCTCTGAGCATCTGAACAACAAGGAGCCCTTTGTGATAGTTTGCAACCACCAAGCTTCCCTTGACCTCCTGG GCATGGTTGAGATCATTCCTGACCGCTGTGTGCCCATTGCCAAGAAGGAGCTCATGTACATGGGCACCGTGGGGTGGGCCTGCTGGCTCAGTGGCATCATCTTCATCGACCGCCACAAAAGAGAAGATGCAATCGATGTCATCTCTCAGACGGCCAGGACCATGCGGCGTGAAAAT CTCCGAGTGCTGATTTTCCCTGAAGGCACCAGGAACCAGAACCAATCTATGTTGCCCTTCAAGCGCGGGGCTTTCCACTTGGCTGTGCAGGCTCAG GTTCCCATTTTCCCCATCGTGATCTCCCCATACTGGGACTTCTTCAGCTCCGAGGAAAAGAGATTCACCTCTG gAACATGCACAATCCAGATCCTCCCCAGGGTAGAAACCCAGGGGCTGAGCCCAAAGGATGTCCCTGAACTGACAGAGACTGTCCGCCAGGCCATGGCTGATGCCCTCGCTGAGATGTCTGCAAATCACCGTGGGGACCAGCACGCGGAGCAGCCTCCGCTGCCGCGCTGTGCTGGGGCCAGTGCTGGCAGGGGGACGGGCAGCTCACGGTGCGAGGAGGACACGACCACGACCAGCAATTAG